In bacterium YEK0313, one genomic interval encodes:
- the yiaO_3 gene encoding 2,3-diketo-L-gulonate-binding periplasmic protein YiaO precursor, translated as MRRFVSAIVSLMLAAGAAPGVAQTLPPGPPVAIQMVTQLSPSIPQYIRVDIPMLREGIPQRSGGRISVTLASWPERNLSGPELLRVLRAGQIDLAGIALPTVAGDVPLLDIIDLAGLNASHDQARRVAEAMLPTLNQELERVGVRIVAFYPFPAQVLFCRDPVTSLADLKGRRVRTPGGSQNDFIQSIGAQPVAIGFPEVYAALERGVVDCAVTGTATGNGARWYEVTRHLYALPIQWGTAAYGVNLAWWNRLDPAVRQFLQETMRNVEEAQWKLGLEATEDGIQCNAGLAAGCRIGRVVENRPMTVTRASEADAALLRQSLSSVVLPAFVKRCGERCGEVYNRIVAPISGVRYEAR; from the coding sequence ATGCGCCGTTTCGTGTCCGCCATCGTCAGTCTCATGCTGGCCGCGGGGGCCGCGCCCGGCGTGGCGCAGACCCTGCCGCCCGGCCCGCCGGTGGCCATCCAGATGGTGACGCAGCTGTCGCCGTCCATCCCGCAATATATCCGTGTCGACATTCCCATGCTGCGCGAGGGCATTCCCCAACGCTCGGGCGGGCGCATTTCGGTGACGCTGGCGAGCTGGCCCGAGCGCAATCTCAGCGGACCGGAACTGCTGCGCGTCCTGCGCGCCGGCCAGATCGACCTCGCCGGCATCGCCCTGCCGACGGTTGCCGGCGATGTGCCGCTGCTCGACATCATCGACCTTGCCGGCCTCAACGCCTCGCACGATCAGGCCCGGCGCGTCGCCGAGGCCATGCTGCCGACCCTCAACCAGGAGCTGGAGCGGGTCGGCGTGCGCATCGTCGCCTTCTACCCGTTCCCCGCCCAGGTGCTGTTCTGCCGCGATCCCGTCACCAGCCTCGCCGACCTCAAGGGCCGGCGCGTGCGCACGCCGGGCGGCTCGCAGAACGACTTCATCCAGTCGATCGGCGCCCAGCCGGTGGCGATCGGTTTTCCCGAGGTCTATGCGGCGCTCGAGCGCGGCGTCGTCGACTGCGCGGTCACCGGCACCGCGACCGGCAACGGCGCCCGCTGGTACGAGGTGACGCGCCACCTCTATGCCCTGCCGATCCAGTGGGGCACCGCGGCCTATGGCGTCAATCTCGCCTGGTGGAACCGGCTCGATCCGGCGGTGCGGCAGTTCCTGCAGGAGACCATGCGCAATGTCGAGGAGGCGCAGTGGAAGCTCGGCCTGGAGGCGACCGAGGACGGCATCCAGTGCAATGCCGGCCTCGCTGCGGGCTGCAGGATCGGCCGGGTGGTGGAGAACCGTCCGATGACGGTGACGCGGGCAAGCGAGGCGGACGCGGCCCTGCTGCGCCAGTCGCTGAGCTCGGTGGTCCTGCCGGCTTTCGTCAAGCGCTGCGGCGAGCGCTGCGGCGAGGTCTACAACCGCATCGTCGCGCCGATCAGCGGGGTGAGGTACGAAGCACGATGA
- the fdhL gene encoding Fructose dehydrogenase large subunit — translation MGRREPVDVVVVGAGFGGAAFAWRLATRRPDLRIAVLDRGGPPDYAAMPMQTPGWQRAFLGSWATSPNLRLAAGAVAPSADYPVDDADSAFKPLMWNGFGGSTVTWAAHFPRLHPSDFRTRSLDGVGDDWPFDYADLEPYYDLNDARMGIAGLAGDPAYPPKPARPMAPVAPGRMGNLAAEAFDRLGWHWWPVDAAINTAPHGGRPACNYCGPCLTGCVTRAKASVDQTYLADAVAAGVVLRGGAVVTEIELGGGRATGVRYRDADGTETLQPAAAVVIAGNGIGTARLMLASGLTAPALGRNLMFHGAAYVRGLFDRQLDGPVGPGGCAIYSHQFYETDPARGFVRGVHLQVTRENPLMTQATRLAEPWGAESHTQVRAEFGRSMAVLVLNEDLPEAHNRVSLTDRIEADGMPGVKVDYKVSEHTRKALDFGLDRAEEVLRAAGAVATVRVDLAPYTGWHLLGTARMGSDPATSVTDGHGRCHGVANLIVADGSLFPTVGAVNPGSTIGALALRIADDLARDMA, via the coding sequence ATGGGCAGGCGCGAGCCGGTGGACGTGGTGGTGGTCGGCGCGGGGTTTGGCGGGGCGGCCTTTGCCTGGCGCCTCGCGACGCGGCGGCCGGATCTCAGGATCGCGGTGCTGGACCGCGGCGGCCCGCCCGACTACGCGGCCATGCCGATGCAGACGCCCGGCTGGCAGCGCGCCTTTCTCGGCTCATGGGCAACCTCGCCCAATCTGCGGCTCGCCGCGGGCGCTGTCGCTCCCTCCGCCGACTATCCGGTCGATGACGCCGATTCGGCGTTCAAGCCGCTCATGTGGAACGGCTTCGGCGGTTCCACGGTCACCTGGGCCGCGCATTTTCCGCGCCTGCACCCGTCGGACTTCCGCACCCGCTCGCTCGACGGCGTCGGCGACGACTGGCCGTTCGATTATGCCGATCTCGAGCCCTATTACGACCTCAACGACGCGCGCATGGGCATTGCCGGCCTCGCCGGAGATCCGGCCTATCCGCCGAAACCGGCGCGTCCCATGGCGCCGGTCGCGCCCGGGCGCATGGGCAATCTCGCGGCCGAGGCCTTCGACCGGCTCGGCTGGCACTGGTGGCCGGTCGACGCCGCGATCAATACGGCGCCTCATGGCGGGCGTCCGGCCTGCAACTATTGCGGCCCCTGCCTGACCGGCTGCGTGACGCGCGCCAAGGCCTCCGTCGACCAGACCTACCTTGCCGATGCCGTGGCGGCCGGGGTCGTGCTGCGCGGCGGCGCGGTCGTGACCGAGATCGAGCTCGGCGGCGGCCGGGCGACCGGCGTGCGCTACCGCGACGCCGACGGCACCGAGACCCTGCAGCCGGCGGCGGCCGTGGTGATCGCCGGCAATGGCATCGGCACCGCGCGCCTGATGCTCGCCTCCGGCCTGACGGCACCGGCACTCGGGCGCAACCTGATGTTCCACGGCGCGGCCTATGTCCGGGGCCTGTTCGACCGGCAGCTGGACGGGCCGGTCGGGCCGGGCGGCTGTGCCATCTACAGCCACCAGTTCTACGAGACCGACCCGGCGCGGGGCTTCGTGCGCGGCGTGCACCTGCAGGTGACCCGCGAGAACCCGCTGATGACCCAGGCGACCCGTCTCGCCGAGCCCTGGGGTGCCGAATCACATACGCAGGTGCGCGCCGAGTTCGGCCGGTCGATGGCGGTCCTGGTACTGAACGAGGACCTGCCGGAAGCGCATAACCGGGTGTCGCTCACCGACCGGATCGAGGCCGACGGCATGCCGGGCGTGAAGGTCGACTACAAGGTGTCGGAACACACGCGCAAAGCCCTGGATTTCGGCCTGGACCGGGCCGAGGAGGTGCTGCGCGCGGCCGGCGCGGTGGCGACCGTGCGGGTGGATCTTGCCCCCTATACCGGCTGGCACCTGCTGGGCACGGCCCGGATGGGAAGCGATCCCGCGACCTCGGTGACCGACGGTCACGGTCGCTGCCATGGTGTCGCCAATCTCATCGTGGCTGATGGCAGCCTGTTTCCAACCGTGGGCGCGGTGAATCCCGGCTCGACCATAGGAGCACTGGCACTGCGCATAGCCGACGATCTTGCGAGGGACATGGCATGA
- a CDS encoding Fluoroacetate dehalogenase, whose product MTPSAFPNFRPFELDVGEARIAGVIGGEGPPVLLLHGYPETSLAWRHIAPVLAQYHTVVATDLRGYGDSVGPVGASPEAYSKRVMAQDQIAVMAHLGFKRFAVVGHDRGARVGYRMALDTPHAVSCFTSLTVIPTADMWRKADRAFGLAAYHWFLLAQPYDMPERLIGADPDFFLEVTLQRMALSPSAYADALEPYAQAFRKAEVRHAMCQDYRAGASIDLTHDQVDLSDGRKLRCPVLVLWPEHNAPAVPPLDTWRPWVGAPVFGRPLPGCGHLLPEEAPDAVLADLVPFLSDAGA is encoded by the coding sequence ATGACCCCGTCGGCTTTCCCGAACTTCCGCCCCTTCGAGCTCGATGTCGGCGAGGCCCGCATCGCCGGGGTGATCGGCGGCGAAGGGCCGCCGGTGCTGCTGCTGCACGGCTATCCGGAAACGAGCCTTGCCTGGCGCCATATCGCGCCGGTGCTCGCCCAGTACCATACGGTGGTGGCGACGGACCTGCGCGGTTATGGCGACAGCGTCGGGCCGGTGGGAGCCTCGCCGGAAGCCTATTCCAAGCGCGTGATGGCGCAGGACCAGATCGCGGTCATGGCCCATCTCGGCTTCAAGCGTTTTGCCGTGGTCGGCCACGACCGCGGCGCCAGGGTCGGCTATCGCATGGCGCTCGACACCCCCCATGCGGTGTCGTGCTTCACCTCGCTGACGGTGATCCCGACCGCCGACATGTGGCGCAAGGCGGACCGGGCCTTCGGCCTTGCCGCCTATCACTGGTTCCTGCTGGCGCAGCCTTACGACATGCCGGAGCGGCTGATCGGCGCCGATCCCGACTTTTTCCTCGAGGTGACGCTGCAGCGGATGGCGCTGTCGCCGTCCGCCTATGCCGATGCGCTCGAGCCCTATGCCCAGGCGTTCCGCAAGGCCGAGGTACGCCACGCCATGTGCCAGGACTACCGCGCCGGTGCCAGCATCGATCTCACCCACGACCAGGTCGACCTCAGCGATGGCCGCAAGCTGCGCTGTCCGGTGCTGGTGCTCTGGCCGGAGCACAATGCCCCGGCGGTGCCGCCGCTCGACACCTGGCGGCCCTGGGTCGGCGCGCCGGTCTTCGGCAGGCCGCTTCCGGGCTGCGGCCACCTCCTGCCCGAGGAGGCGCCGGACGCCGTGCTGGCCGACCTGGTGCCGTTCCTGAGCGATGCGGGCGCCTGA
- a CDS encoding Tripartite tricarboxylate transporter family receptor has translation MRRWTAALAAFVLAAAAAAAPGLRAEDGYPARPILMIVPFAAGGTSDVIARVVAEELSRALGQRIVTENAGGAGGTLALARAARAEPDGYTIVIGNTGTNAAAYSIYPDLRYGPDAFVPIGLVAKTSPLLAVRKTHPARTLAEFIAYAKANPGRATLGHAGVGSSNYLICRSFIQAAAVEVTLVGYRGAAPALQDLLAGQIDGVCDAATSLGSQVQAGEARALAVAGPARLAILPDVPTSTEAGLAAFQAQGWNALFAPKGTSEAIVQRLNAAIRTAMASEGLRRRFAELASTTPEPDETTPAHLAALIPAEIAKYRQLLADR, from the coding sequence ATGCGCCGCTGGACCGCCGCCCTTGCCGCCTTCGTCCTCGCCGCTGCCGCAGCGGCAGCTCCCGGCCTGCGCGCCGAGGACGGCTATCCGGCCCGGCCGATCCTGATGATCGTGCCGTTTGCCGCCGGCGGCACGTCGGATGTGATTGCCCGGGTGGTCGCCGAGGAGCTGAGCCGTGCCCTCGGCCAGAGGATCGTCACGGAAAATGCCGGCGGCGCCGGCGGAACCCTCGCGCTTGCCCGTGCGGCGCGCGCCGAGCCGGACGGCTACACCATCGTGATCGGCAATACCGGCACCAATGCCGCGGCCTATTCGATCTATCCGGACCTGCGATACGGCCCCGACGCTTTCGTGCCGATCGGTCTGGTGGCGAAGACCTCGCCCCTGCTCGCCGTGCGCAAGACCCATCCGGCGCGCACGCTCGCCGAGTTCATCGCCTATGCCAAGGCGAATCCGGGGCGCGCGACGCTCGGCCATGCCGGGGTCGGCTCGTCCAATTATCTCATCTGCCGCAGCTTCATTCAGGCCGCCGCGGTCGAGGTGACCCTGGTCGGCTATCGCGGCGCCGCTCCGGCGCTGCAGGATCTCCTCGCCGGCCAGATCGACGGCGTCTGCGACGCGGCGACCTCGCTCGGCTCGCAGGTCCAGGCCGGCGAAGCCCGGGCGCTCGCCGTGGCCGGCCCCGCCCGCCTCGCCATCCTGCCCGATGTGCCGACCTCCACCGAGGCCGGCCTTGCCGCCTTCCAGGCCCAGGGCTGGAATGCGCTGTTCGCGCCCAAGGGCACGTCCGAGGCGATCGTCCAGCGGCTCAACGCCGCCATACGCACAGCCATGGCGAGCGAAGGCCTGCGCAGGCGTTTTGCCGAGCTCGCCTCGACCACGCCCGAGCCGGACGAGACGACGCCGGCTCACCTTGCCGCGCTGATTCCGGCCGAGATCGCCAAATATCGGCAGTTGCTGGCCGATCGCTGA
- a CDS encoding Isoprenylcysteine carboxyl methyltransferase (ICMT) family protein — MIRLTAQIIFLVGVVGWGAIRIPHEVKNKRRNRIDVSAVDGREKLLLLISLSGLGILPIAYCLLAGRGFLVFADYPFSALQAWIGAAVFVAALALFLATHRQLGRNWSQTLELRENHTLVTHGVYRLVRHPMYTAFFLWGLAQLLLLQNWIAGPAGLIGFGVLYAFRVQREESMMHAAFGQQYADYMARTKRIIPFIY; from the coding sequence ATGATCCGTCTCACTGCCCAGATCATCTTTCTCGTCGGCGTGGTCGGCTGGGGGGCGATCCGCATTCCGCACGAGGTCAAGAACAAGCGGCGCAACCGCATCGACGTCAGCGCAGTCGACGGCCGCGAGAAGCTCCTGCTGCTGATCTCGCTCTCCGGCCTCGGCATCCTGCCGATCGCCTATTGCCTGCTCGCCGGACGCGGTTTCCTCGTCTTCGCCGACTACCCGTTTTCGGCCCTGCAGGCCTGGATCGGCGCGGCCGTCTTCGTGGCCGCGCTGGCCCTGTTCCTGGCGACACACCGCCAGCTCGGCCGCAACTGGTCGCAGACGCTGGAACTGCGCGAGAACCACACGCTCGTCACCCATGGCGTCTACCGGCTGGTGCGCCACCCCATGTACACGGCCTTCTTCCTGTGGGGCCTTGCACAATTGCTTCTCTTGCAGAACTGGATTGCCGGCCCCGCCGGGCTGATCGGCTTCGGCGTGCTCTACGCGTTCCGCGTCCAGCGCGAGGAAAGCATGATGCATGCGGCTTTCGGCCAGCAATATGCCGACTACATGGCCCGGACGAAACGCATCATCCCATTCATTTATTGA
- the ves_1 gene encoding Protein Ves encodes MIRLIDPKDHRTVPWKNGGGTATDYVVEHTADGDVAWRIGTAEIVRDGPFSDYAGVTRVFTIIRGPGLLLDFPGEGERRVAPDRPTRFAGAPAPFSRLDGAHATAFNLLMRDDAFAGDVEIRRGQGLAEPVPAAGTIAVVALDGVWQITGPAGEARLTAGWTALADAAAGMVLKGSPDARAAVVRLEPI; translated from the coding sequence ATGATCCGGCTGATCGACCCGAAGGACCACAGGACGGTGCCGTGGAAGAATGGCGGCGGCACCGCGACGGACTATGTCGTCGAACACACGGCCGACGGCGACGTCGCCTGGCGCATCGGCACGGCCGAAATCGTCAGGGACGGCCCGTTTTCCGACTATGCCGGCGTGACGCGGGTCTTCACCATCATCCGCGGCCCGGGCCTGTTGCTGGACTTTCCGGGCGAAGGCGAGCGCCGGGTCGCGCCCGACCGGCCGACCCGGTTCGCCGGCGCGCCGGCACCGTTCTCGCGCCTCGACGGCGCGCACGCCACGGCCTTCAATCTGCTGATGCGTGACGATGCCTTTGCCGGGGACGTGGAGATCCGGCGCGGGCAGGGGCTCGCCGAGCCGGTGCCGGCCGCCGGCACGATCGCGGTCGTCGCGCTCGACGGCGTCTGGCAAATCACCGGACCCGCCGGCGAAGCGCGGCTTACCGCAGGTTGGACGGCGCTCGCCGATGCAGCCGCAGGTATGGTCCTGAAGGGGTCGCCGGATGCCCGCGCGGCCGTCGTCCGGCTCGAGCCGATTTAG
- the prfC gene encoding Peptide chain release factor 3: MTSPQANAAAPTPASRRRTFAIISHPDAGKTTLTEKLLLFGGAIQLAGEVKAKQGRRQTSSDWMAIERSRGISVVTSVMTFEYGGCVFNLLDTPGHEDFSEDTYRTLTAVDSAVMVIDAAKGIEARTRKLFEVCRLRDIPTITFVNKMDREARDPFDLMDEIEKTLAIDTTPLTWPIGSGRDFAGTYDLVRNQVRRLDRDNEPTKVNGPEAGLFDELLPTGADEWREQVELAIGGCKPFDLAAYREGHLTPVFWGSALRNFGVRDLIDALIAYAPPPRAQVAEGRVVDADEKSMAGFVFKIQANMDPNHRDRIAFFRVCSGRLTRGMKAKLVRTGKAMPLNAPQFFFAQDRQLAEEAYAGDIVGIPNHGTLRIGDTLTEGEEIVFKGVPSFAPEQLRRVKLKDAMKAKKLREALQQMGEEGVVQLFVPNDGSPAIVGVVGALQLDVLKERLAAEYSLPVDFDPCQFQVCRWLSSDDEAKLDSFIAAHGSSMARDLDGAPVYMASSAFSLRYEEERAPGIVFSDIKDYQRAAG, from the coding sequence ATGACGAGCCCCCAAGCCAACGCCGCCGCGCCGACCCCGGCCTCGCGCCGGCGCACCTTCGCCATCATCTCGCACCCCGATGCGGGCAAGACGACGCTGACCGAGAAGCTGCTGCTGTTCGGCGGCGCGATCCAGCTCGCCGGCGAGGTCAAGGCCAAGCAGGGACGCCGCCAGACCTCCTCGGACTGGATGGCGATCGAGCGCTCGCGCGGCATTTCGGTGGTCACCTCGGTGATGACCTTCGAATATGGCGGCTGCGTCTTCAATCTGCTCGACACGCCCGGCCACGAAGACTTCTCGGAAGACACCTACCGCACGCTGACGGCGGTCGATTCCGCGGTCATGGTCATCGACGCGGCCAAGGGCATCGAGGCGCGCACGCGCAAGCTCTTCGAGGTCTGCCGCCTGCGCGACATCCCGACCATCACCTTCGTCAACAAGATGGATCGCGAGGCGCGCGATCCCTTCGACCTGATGGACGAGATCGAGAAGACGCTGGCGATCGACACCACGCCGCTGACCTGGCCGATCGGCTCGGGCCGGGACTTCGCCGGCACCTATGATCTGGTCCGCAACCAGGTGCGCCGGCTCGATCGTGACAATGAACCGACCAAGGTCAACGGCCCGGAGGCCGGCCTGTTCGACGAATTGCTGCCGACCGGCGCGGACGAGTGGCGTGAGCAGGTCGAGCTTGCGATCGGCGGCTGCAAGCCGTTCGATCTCGCCGCCTATCGCGAAGGGCACCTGACGCCGGTGTTCTGGGGCTCGGCCCTGCGCAATTTCGGCGTGCGTGACCTGATCGACGCGCTGATCGCCTATGCCCCGCCGCCCCGTGCCCAGGTCGCCGAGGGTCGGGTGGTCGACGCCGACGAGAAGTCCATGGCCGGTTTCGTGTTCAAGATCCAGGCGAACATGGACCCGAACCACCGTGACCGCATCGCCTTCTTCCGCGTCTGCTCGGGCAGGCTGACGCGCGGCATGAAGGCCAAGCTCGTCCGCACCGGCAAGGCCATGCCGCTCAATGCGCCGCAGTTCTTCTTCGCCCAGGACCGCCAGCTCGCCGAGGAGGCCTATGCCGGCGACATTGTCGGCATCCCCAATCACGGCACGCTGCGCATCGGCGACACGCTGACCGAAGGCGAGGAGATCGTGTTCAAGGGCGTGCCGAGCTTCGCGCCCGAACAGCTGCGGCGGGTCAAGCTGAAGGATGCGATGAAGGCGAAGAAGCTGCGCGAGGCCTTGCAGCAGATGGGCGAGGAAGGCGTCGTCCAGCTCTTCGTGCCCAATGACGGCTCGCCGGCGATCGTCGGCGTGGTCGGCGCGCTTCAGCTCGACGTGCTGAAGGAGCGGCTGGCAGCGGAATATTCGCTGCCCGTCGACTTCGATCCGTGCCAGTTCCAGGTCTGCCGCTGGCTCTCGTCCGACGACGAGGCCAAGCTCGACAGCTTCATCGCCGCGCACGGATCGTCGATGGCGCGCGATCTCGACGGCGCGCCGGTCTACATGGCATCCAGCGCCTTCTCGCTCCGCTACGAGGAGGAGCGGGCACCCGGCATCGTCTTTTCCGACATCAAGGACTACCAGCGCGCCGCCGGCTGA